Proteins encoded by one window of Pseudomonas sp. LS44:
- a CDS encoding alpha/beta hydrolase: MSKLSIRTLLLLLLAVLQGCSELLFYPEPGQPFTPEKAGLVYRDIELTAADGTRLHAWWLPAKAGVEVKGTVLHLHGNGGNLASHLGGSWWLPAQGYQVLLLDYRGYGLSAGEPSLPAVYEDIDAAFAWLQQAPQVQGKPVIVLGQSLGGALAIHYLAEHPPQRQQLKALVLDGVPASYRDMAQFALAGAWLTWPLQVPLSWLVPDGDSAIHAIGQLQGVPLLIYHSIDDPVVPLSNGVRLYQAAPPLRVFQPTRGGHVQTFADPVWREVMLRYLDDPRGYTGLRRLAEVPNTPTPDFPKPDAPKQESPQ, from the coding sequence ATGTCCAAGCTGTCGATTCGTACCTTACTTCTGCTGCTTCTGGCTGTGCTGCAGGGCTGCAGTGAGCTGCTGTTCTATCCCGAGCCTGGCCAGCCGTTCACTCCGGAAAAGGCTGGTCTGGTCTATCGCGACATCGAGCTCACGGCTGCCGACGGCACCCGCCTGCATGCCTGGTGGCTACCGGCCAAGGCTGGCGTCGAAGTCAAAGGCACGGTGCTGCATCTGCATGGCAACGGCGGCAACCTAGCCAGCCATCTCGGTGGGAGCTGGTGGTTACCGGCGCAGGGTTATCAGGTCCTGTTGCTGGATTACCGCGGCTATGGCCTGTCGGCCGGTGAGCCGAGCCTGCCGGCGGTTTATGAGGATATCGATGCCGCCTTTGCTTGGCTGCAGCAGGCGCCGCAGGTGCAGGGCAAGCCGGTGATCGTGTTGGGTCAGAGCCTCGGCGGCGCCTTGGCGATTCACTATCTGGCCGAGCATCCGCCACAGCGTCAGCAACTTAAGGCGTTGGTGCTCGATGGCGTGCCGGCCAGCTACCGCGATATGGCCCAGTTCGCCCTGGCTGGCGCCTGGCTGACCTGGCCGCTGCAGGTGCCGCTGAGCTGGCTGGTGCCCGACGGCGACAGTGCGATCCATGCGATCGGTCAGCTGCAAGGCGTGCCGCTGTTGATCTACCACAGCATCGACGATCCGGTCGTGCCTCTTTCCAACGGGGTGCGCTTGTATCAAGCTGCGCCCCCGCTGCGGGTGTTCCAGCCGACCCGTGGCGGCCATGTGCAGACCTTCGCCGATCCGGTGTGGCGCGAAGTGATGCTGCGCTACCTCGACGATCCGCGTGGCTATACCGGCCTGCGCCGCCTCGCCGAAGTGCCGAACACCCCAACTCCAGACTTCCCGAAACCAGACGCCCCGAAACAAGAGAGTCCGCAATGA
- a CDS encoding flavohemoglobin expression-modulating QEGLA motif protein, which translates to MNDHMVLDEYQLTIRTLSDRLVEAQTPIRVLDAVKWDDNIRQDFLKHKGKEPPAVDRAYYESRPLAFDPGAKKLEFQNIERDITRLLGQFSPVGQIMRRMCREYRMVIRMLEARGTPDFGLISQELYGAASDAFHAGDPTLADLGLMFSDYLNNIADRGDLESEPKTLSANTAVEMLQSRLSAVFGDDTIRVFESDGILADAAAGADYIKVRSDALFNERDVRALEVHEGLVHVGTTLNGLSQPICTFLAKGPPSSTVTQEGLAILMEVIAFTSYPTRLRKLTNRIRAIHMAEDGADFLQVFEFYREQGFGREESYGHASRVFRGSTPNGLPFTKDLSYLKGFILIYNYIQLAVRKGKLEQIPLLFCGKTTLEDMRTLRQLVDEGLVVPPKYLPPQFRDLNALSAWMCFSNFLNHLSLDRIEADYANIL; encoded by the coding sequence ATGAACGACCATATGGTGCTCGACGAATATCAGCTGACCATCCGTACCCTGTCCGATCGCCTGGTCGAGGCGCAGACGCCGATTCGCGTGCTGGATGCGGTGAAGTGGGACGACAACATCCGTCAGGACTTCCTCAAGCACAAAGGCAAGGAGCCGCCAGCGGTCGATCGTGCCTATTACGAAAGCCGGCCTCTGGCCTTTGACCCCGGCGCGAAGAAGCTCGAATTCCAGAATATCGAGCGCGACATCACCCGCCTGCTCGGCCAGTTCAGCCCGGTCGGGCAGATCATGCGGCGCATGTGCCGGGAATACCGGATGGTCATCCGCATGCTTGAGGCGCGCGGCACTCCGGACTTCGGCCTTATCTCCCAGGAGCTCTATGGCGCGGCTTCGGATGCCTTCCATGCCGGCGACCCGACCCTCGCCGATCTCGGGCTGATGTTCTCCGACTACCTGAACAACATCGCCGATCGCGGCGATCTCGAAAGCGAACCCAAGACCCTCAGCGCCAACACGGCGGTGGAGATGCTGCAGAGCCGGTTGAGCGCGGTGTTCGGCGACGACACCATCCGCGTGTTCGAGTCCGACGGCATCCTCGCCGACGCCGCCGCCGGCGCCGACTACATCAAGGTGCGCAGCGACGCCCTGTTCAATGAGCGCGACGTGCGTGCCCTGGAAGTACATGAAGGCCTGGTGCATGTCGGCACCACCCTCAACGGCCTCAGCCAGCCGATCTGCACCTTTCTGGCCAAGGGCCCGCCATCCTCGACCGTGACCCAGGAAGGCCTGGCGATCCTCATGGAGGTGATCGCCTTCACCTCCTATCCGACCCGCCTGCGCAAGCTGACCAACCGTATCCGCGCCATCCACATGGCCGAGGACGGCGCTGATTTCCTCCAGGTGTTCGAGTTCTACCGCGAGCAGGGTTTCGGCCGCGAGGAAAGCTACGGTCACGCCAGCCGGGTGTTCCGCGGCTCGACCCCGAACGGTCTGCCGTTCACCAAGGATTTGTCGTACCTGAAGGGCTTCATCCTGATCTACAACTACATCCAGCTGGCGGTGCGCAAAGGCAAGCTGGAGCAAATCCCGCTGCTGTTCTGCGGCAAGACCACCCTGGAAGACATGCGCACCTTGCGTCAGCTGGTCGACGAGGGCCTGGTGGTGCCGCCCAAGTACCTGCCGCCGCAGTTTCGCGACCTCAATGCGTTGTCGGCCTGGATGTGTTTTTCCAACTTCCTCAATCATTTGAGCCTGGACCGGATCGAAGCGGACTACGCCAACATCCTCTGA
- a CDS encoding TetR/AcrR family transcriptional regulator: MASAVAESVQYQGRKASRQGSEQRRQAILDAAMRIIVRDGVRAVRHRAVAAEADVPLSATTYYFKDINDLITDTFAQFVERSAETMAAFWDSTEGLLLDKVGQLDGSIASRRLLADEIAGLAVEYVHQQLLTRRDHLLAERAFQQEALLNPGLHELVRSHRKILLQGVAHFFQVLGSKQPEQDAKVLTGIIERMEYQGLIDGMDHLDNDDMRAILLRYMHLVLGL; encoded by the coding sequence ATGGCCAGTGCCGTCGCTGAAAGTGTCCAGTACCAAGGTCGCAAGGCCAGTCGCCAAGGCAGCGAGCAGCGCCGCCAGGCGATTCTCGATGCCGCCATGCGCATCATCGTGCGCGATGGCGTGCGTGCGGTTCGCCACCGCGCGGTAGCCGCTGAGGCCGATGTGCCGTTGTCGGCGACCACCTATTACTTCAAAGATATCAACGATCTGATTACCGATACCTTCGCCCAGTTCGTCGAGCGCAGCGCCGAAACCATGGCCGCGTTCTGGGATAGCACCGAAGGTCTGCTGCTCGATAAGGTCGGTCAGCTCGATGGCAGCATCGCGTCGCGGCGCCTGCTGGCCGATGAGATTGCCGGATTGGCGGTGGAGTACGTCCACCAGCAGTTGCTGACCCGCCGCGATCACTTGCTGGCCGAGCGGGCATTCCAGCAAGAGGCCTTGCTCAATCCGGGGTTGCACGAATTGGTGCGCTCGCATCGAAAAATTCTGCTGCAGGGCGTGGCCCACTTCTTCCAAGTGCTCGGTTCCAAGCAACCGGAACAGGACGCCAAAGTGTTGACGGGCATCATCGAGCGCATGGAATATCAGGGTTTGATCGATGGCATGGATCATCTCGACAACGACGACATGCGTGCCATTCTGCTGCGCTACATGCATCTGGTTCTGGGGCTGTAG